In one Acomys russatus chromosome 15, mAcoRus1.1, whole genome shotgun sequence genomic region, the following are encoded:
- the Gpr160 gene encoding probable G-protein coupled receptor 160, with amino-acid sequence MTALSSENCSFQHAWHQTKPALDVHCLLLLIILGKALSNILVLGLRRKDTCRSFMEYFCFSLAFVDLLVLVIISFLSYFRDFVVLGIRFTKYHICLLMQIVSFTYGFLHYPVCLVACIDYWLSLSRGIKHSSKWQRLLYFLTVLLTWISVLAYVLGDAAVSASLDTHRTHMQQCPSHVSTQSHWLSLAMLMVLFVAFLISWPEVVALIQAIRIASYKNEAILYFPFPPHCAYTVSSREALLPRLIVCFLGTWFPFVALQLLILSLGVEIPAYIEMNVPWLYFVNSFLIATVYWFNCHKLYLRDSTLPVDPFINWKCCFVPVHRLKQVERPISIIIC; translated from the coding sequence ATGACAGCGCTTTCTTCAGAGAACTGCTCTTTTCAGCACGCGTGGCATCAGACAAAGCCGGCCCTAGACGTTCACTGTCTGTTGCTGCTGATCATACTTGGGAAAGCATTGTCAAATATCCTCGTCCTGGGCCTGAGAAGGAAAGACACCTGCAGGAGTTTTATGGAATATTTCTGCTTTTCACTAGCATTTGTTGATCTCCTAGTATTGGTAatcatttcctttctgtcctaCTTCAGGGACTTTGTAGTTCTAGGTATTAGGTTTACTAAATACCACATCTGCCTGCTCATGCAAATCGTTTCCTTCACTTACGGCTTTCTGCATTATCCAGTTTGCTTAGTAGCTTGTATAGATTACTGGTTGAGTCTGTCTCGAGGCATCAAGCATTCATCTAAGTGGCAAAGGCTACTTTATTTCTTGACAGTCCTTTTAACTTGGATCTCAGTCCTTGCTTATGTTTTGGGAGATGCAGCTGTCTCAGCAAGCCTAGACACACACAGGACTCACATGCAGCAGTGCCCCTCCCATGTCAGCACTCAGAGCCACTGGCTGTCACTGGCTATGCTGATGGTTTTATTTGTGGCCTTTCTGATTTCATGGCCAGAGGTTGTGGCCTTGATACAGGCCATTAGGATAGCATCCTATAAGAACGAGGCCATCCTCTACTTCCCCTTCCCGCCTCACTGCGCTTACACTGTGAGCTCCAGAGAGGCACTCCTGCCCAGGCTCATTGTGTGCTTTCTTGGTACCTGGTTCCCCTTTGTGGCTCTCCAGCTCCTCATCCTCTCACTTGGGGTTGAGATCCCAGCATACATAGAAATGAACGTCCCCTGGCTGTACTTTGTCAATAGTTTTCTCATTGCTACAGTTTATTGGTTTAACTGCCACAAGCTTTATTTAAGAGACAGCACATTACCTGTGGATCCTTTTATCAACTGGAAATGCTGCTTTGTTCCAGTTCACAGACTTAAGCAGGTGGAGAGGCCCATATCCATCATCATCTGCTGA